Proteins encoded by one window of Carassius carassius chromosome 30, fCarCar2.1, whole genome shotgun sequence:
- the LOC132110534 gene encoding proteasome activator complex subunit 4A-like isoform X2 — protein MTISYIIEVEEPHLGDCDMKKEATKLLGFVPQKEIVYNELLPYKDKLDEESKEILAQIKGNLGRAVQLREIWPGVLFWTRKLSTYMRLYGRKFSKEDHVLFIKLLYELVTIPKLEISMIQSFARLLITLLKKKELLSREDLELPWRPLYELQDGILYSKTEHLGLNWFPSSVEAVLKALIKNCRPYFPESATQEMLDEWRPLMCPFDETMQKAMGYFDLFLPTTLPPELHDKGFKLWFDELISLWVSVQNLPSWEVNLVSLFARLANDNIGYIDWDPYIPKIFTRILRSLNLPVGSSQMLVSRYLTNAYDISHVVIWISALLGGPSKQTQTQLSGLFNSITSFFHPSNHGRWLMKLMKLLQRLPASVVKRLHRERYRTPTWLTPVPKSHLLSEQDITDFVESMKQPVLLAMFSKTGSLDAAQALQNLALLRPELVIPPLLEKTYPAMETLTEPHQLTATLSCMIGVAQSLVAGGQRFPEGPTHMLPLLMRALPGVDPNDFSKCMITFQFLATFVTLVPLVDCSAAVQTRNDLTQVEKELCSASAEFEYFVLQFIDRCFALIDTSTLEQTREEMETEKLTHLESLVELGLSSTFCTILTQCSIEIFQVALEKVFNFATTNIFETHVAGRMVADMCRAATKCHPAEALKLFLPHCCNAILQISANEEVLNEEELDKELMWNLQLFSEVTRVGGDQLLLYRSQLVEILQLTLHLKCKQGYNLACKLLYHILRSMSIIYPKEYCSVPGGVQQHSDAYLPIKDWGQPGDLLNLGIQWHVPSTEEKEFVFYLLDLLLKPELLRLQKHTQGEQVISRDDVLQSLSIVHNCLLGAGSLLPPLHGEPVLEMAISMVQLDETNVYAGVDYDLSRENYREDICKMIRPLLHHTLEHSEDDIKSLFSIIKIINDLLNFKGAHKHEFDSRWRSFSLVKKSMENKLHGSKQHIRALLLDRVMLQHELRNLTKEGCCYRSVHRELINDLLRLSTSRYSQVRSKAQNVLFTALGTYSLCCRDVIPKVLEYLDPDRTDVTQQQFKGALYCLLGNPFGIFLANLQYWDCITLTWPAIIRSGMSPSMSVEKPSVVRLFDDLADRIHRQYETIGIDFSIPESCVDVALKMMKSSNPEPTPCAASEQEELEGRKRQEQKNKDSVQMYEKLVVELLDCLHDRNLPWKFEQITFGFLSLMLRDDHPLPSSAVLFFTESLIHDSLLVRNAAISAVSGILKQLKRPHKKVTVNPYDLSELKTSLQSCGGKALDSLLVGDRPDNQWLQYDSSRLPRSQQDWDECCFIEKTHWGYSTWPRTLMLYAPPEEQPKQGKSRQEMNESEQIIYDHFSDQQFIDQFIHYLSLEDRKGNDQFSPRRFCLFKGLFRNFDDAFLPLLKSHMERLVADSHESTQRCAAEIISGLIRGSKHWSYSKVEKLWALLCPLLRKALSNITIETYADWGTCIATACESRDPRKLHWLYEMLMESLVTGEGGSFVDACRLYVLQGGLAQQGWRVPELLHRLLQYLETKLTQVYKNVRERIGSVLTYIFMIDVNLPHTQPTMSPHIAEFTERVLARLKPLTEGEEEIQNHVVEENTVGDQDERTQAIKLLKTVLKWLMTSTGRSFSSAVPEQLRLLPLLFKIAPVENDDSYDEMKRDAKTCLSLMSQGLLYSEQIQQVLNALEEISRISSWHARYTILTYLQIMVFYNLFTFLSNAKAVSDVRALVLHLLEDEQLEVREMAATTLSGFLQCNFLSIDEPLLAHFEALSKTRLPKRKRRELGSVVDMIPSADLVRRHAGVLGLSACILSSPYDVPTWMPQILMDLSAHLNDTQPIEMTVKKTLSDFRRTHHDNWQEHKQKFTDDQLLVLTDLLVSPCYYA, from the exons ATGACTATCTCTTATATAATCGAAGTGGAGGAGCCACATTTGGGGGACTGTGATATGAAAAAAGAAGCAACCAAATTATTAGGGTTTGTTCCGCAAAAAGAAATTGTTTACAACGAACTTCTGCCTTATAAGGACAAACTAGACGAAGAGTCCAAAGAAATTTTGGCACAGATCAAAGGAAACCTCGGCAGAGCCGTCCAACTTCGAGAGATATGGCCAGGAGTCTTGTTTTGGACGAGAAAACTTTCCAC GTATATGCGACTGTATGGAAGAAAGTTCAGCAAAGAGGACCATGTGCTCTTTATCAAGCTGCTGTACGAGCTGGTCACCATCCCCAAACTGGAGATCAGTATGATCCAGAGCTTCGCCCGTCTCCTCATCACCCTGCTGAA GAAGAAGGAGCTGCTTTCAAGAGAGGACTTGGAATTGCCATGGCGACCCCTTTATGAGTTGCAGGATGGGATCCTGTACTCAAAGACAGAGCACCTCGGCCTGAACTGGTTTCCCAG CTCAGTGGAAGCAGTTCTGAAGGCTTTAATCAAGAACTGCAGACC ATATTTCCCAGAATCAGCCACACAGGAGATGCTGGATGAATGGAGACCTCTGATGTGCCCGTTTGACGAGACTATGCAGAAGGCCATGGGATATTTCGACCTCTTCCTGCCCACCACTCTTCCCCCAGAGCTGCATGATAAGGGTTTTAA ACTTTGGTTTGATGAGTTGATAAGCCTGTGGGTGTCGGTGCAGAATCTTCCAAGCTGGGAAGTC AATCTCGTCAGTCTTTTTGCACGACTGGCCAATGACAACATTGGTTACATAGATTGGGACCCTTATATTCCCAAG ATCTTCACTAGGATCTTAAGGAGTCTTAATCTTCCTGTAGGATCCAGTCAGATGCTGGTTTCCAGATATCTGACAAATGCCTATGACATCAGTCATGTGGTCATCTGGATTTCTGCTTTGCTG GGAGGGCCCAGTAAGCAGACCCAGACCCAGCTCAGTGGCCTTTTCAACAGTATCACCTCGTTTTTTCACCCTTCTAACCACGGCCGCTGGCTG ATGAAACTCATGAAGCTCCTTCAGCGTTTACCTGCCAGCGTTGTGAAGCGACTGCATCGAGAACGTTACCGGACGCCAACGTGGCTGACTCCTGTTCCCAAGAGCCACCTTCTCAGTGAGCAAGACATCACAGACTTTGTGGAAAGCATGAAGCAGCCCGTCCTGTTGGCGATGTTTAGCAAAACTGGCAGCCTGGATGCTGCCCAGGCCTTGCAAAACCTTGCCCTGCTCAGACCTGAGCTAGTCATTCCTCCATTGCTGGAGAA GACATATCCTGCCATGGAGACCCTCACTGAGCCTCACCAGCTGACCGCCACCCTAAGCTGTATGATCGGTGTGGCACAGAGCCTGGTGGCTGGGGGCCAGAGGTTTCCAGAGGGCCCCACACACATGCTGCCTCTCCTCATGAGGGCTCTGCCTGGGGTCGACCCCAACGACTTCAGCAAGTGCATG ataacaTTCCAGTTTTTAGCAACTTTTGTTACTCTTGTGCCATTGGTGGACTGTTCAGCTGCTGTTCAGACAAGAAATGACCTCACACAG GTGGAAAAAGAGCTGTGTTCCGCATCGGCAGAGTTTGAGTATTTTGTTCTTCAATTCATTGATAG ATGTTTTGCACTGATTGACACGAGTACACTGGAACAGACTCGGgaggagatggagacagagaAATTGACTCATCTGGAGAGTCTGGTGGAGCTGGGCCTGTCCTCCACATTCTGCACTATCCTCACACAATGCTCTATAGAAATATTCCAG GTGGCTCTGGAAAAAGTCTTTAACTTTGCCACTACTAACATTTTTGAGACTCACGTGGCTGGACGGATGGTGGCGGACATGTGCCGAGCTGCAACCAAG TGTCACCCGGCAGAGGCTCTGAAACTCTTTTTGCCTCACTGCTGTAATGCCATATTACAAATCTCAGCCA ATGAAGAGGTATTAAATGAAGAGGAGCTGGATAAAGAGCTGATGTGGAATCTCCAGTTGTTTTCTGAG GTGACCCGTGTGGGTGGTGATCAGCTGTTACTCTACAGGTCTCAGCTGGTGGAGATTCTTCAGTTAACTCTGCACCTGAAATGTAAGCAGGGCTACAATCTGGCCTGTAAGCTGCTCTATCACATCCTGCGTTCCATGTCCATCATCTATCCCAAAGAATACTGCAGTGTGCCCGGCGGCGTCCAGCAGCACAGTGACGCATACCTACCAATTAAG GACTGGGGGCAGCCTGGAGACCTGTTGAACCTGGGCATCCAATGGCACGTGCCTAGCACAGAAGAGAAAGAGTTTGTTTTCTACCTGCTGGATCTGCTGTTAAAGCCTGAACTCTTGCgtctgcagaaacacacacagggaGAACAAGTCATCAGCAG GGATGACGTTCTGCAGAGTCTGTCCATTGTTCATAACTGCCTTCTGGGAGCAGGCAGCCTTCTGCCTCCACTGCATGGAGAACCTGTGCTAGAGAT GGCAATCAGTATGGTTCAGCTGGATGAGACAAACGTGTATGCTGGAGTAGACTATG ACCTGTCTAGAGAGAACTACAGAGAGGACATCTGTAAGATGATTCGACCTCTACTAC ACCATACTCTAGAGCACTCAGAGGATGACATCAAATCCCTCTTCTCCATTATAAAG ATCATCAATGACCTCCTTAACTTCAAAGGCGCACACAAACATGAGTTTGACTCCCGCTGGAGAAGTTTCAGTCTTGTTAAGAAGTCCATGGAGAACAAG CTTCACGGCAGTAAACAACACATCAGAGCTCTACTCCTAGACAGAGTCATGTTGCAGCATGAG ttaaGAAATCTGACCAAGGAGGGATGTTGCTACAGAAGTGTTCATCGGGAACTGATAAATGACCTGCTCAGACTGTCCACCAGCAGGTACAGTCAG GTGAGGAGTAAAGCTCAGAATGTGCTGTTCACCGCATTGGGAACCTACAGCTTATGCTGCAGAGATGTCATTCCTAAAGTGCTGGAGTATCTGGACCCAGACCGCACTGACGTTACCCAGCAGCAATTCAAA GGTGCCTTGTACTGTCTGTTAGGGAACCCGTTTGGGATCTTTCTTGCTAACCTGCAGTACTGGGACTGCATTACTCTCACATGGCCTGCCATCATACGCTCTGGTATGAGCCCCTCCATGTCTGTAGAGAAGCCTTCAGTCGTCCGGCTCTTCGATGATCTTGCTGACAGAATCCACCGCCAGTACGAGACCATTGGAATTGACTTTTCT ATCCCGGAGAGTTGTGTGGATGTTGCTTTAAAAATGATGAAATCTAGTAACCCAGAACCGACTCCATGTGCCGCCTCTGAACAGGAGGAACTGGAGGGAAGAAAGAGACAGGAACAGAAAAACAAAGACTCAGTACA GATGTATGAGAAGCTAGTAGTGGAACTTTTGGACTGCCTTCACGACCGAAACCT GCCCTGGAAGTTTGAGCAGATAACCTTCGGCTTCCTCTCTCTGATGCTGAGAGATGACCACCCCTTGCCTTCCTCTGCAGTCCTCTTTTTCACTGAGAGCCTGATCCATGACTCGCTCTTAGTTCGCAAT GCTGCAATATCAGCAGTGAGTGGAATTCTAAAGCAGCTTAAGAGACCTCACAAGAAAGTGACAGTGAATCCTTACgacttatctgagctcaaaacatCTCTACAATCAT GTGGCGGTAAAGCGCTAGACTCTCTGCTGGTGGGAGACAGGCCTGATAACCAGTGGCTGCAGTATGACAGCAGCAGGTTGCCACGTTCCCAGCAGGACTGGGATGAATGCTGCTTCATTGAGAAAACCCACTGGGGCTATTCCACATGGCCACG AACGCTGATGCTCTATGCCCCTCCTGAGGAACAGCCTAAACAGGGCAAATCAAGACAAGAAATGAATGAG AGTGAACAGATCATATACGATCATTTCTCAGACCAGCAGTTCATAGATCAGTTCATCCACTATTTGTCTCTGGAGGACAGGAAGGGGAACGATCAGTTCAGCCCACGACGATTTTGCCTTTTTAAG GGTCTTTTTCGGAACTTTGATGATGCCTTCCTGCCTCTGCTGAAGTCTCATATGGAGCGTCTGGTTGCAGATTCCCACGAGAGCACCCAGCGCTGTGCGGCGGAGATCATCTCTGGACTCATCAGGGGCTCTAAACACTGGAGCTACAGCAAG GTGGAAAAACTGTGGGCTCTGCTGTGTCCACTCCTCCGTAAAGCTCTCTCCAATATCACCATTGAGACATATGCAGACTGGGGCACCTGCATTGCCACTGCCTGC GAGAGCCGAGACCCACGAAAGCTGCACTGGCTGTATGAGATGCTGATGGAATCACTGGTCACAGGAGAAGGAGGCTCATTTGTGGACGCCTG CCGTCTGTATGTGCTGCAGGGAGGTCTTGCTCAGCAGGGGTGGAGGGTCCCAGAGCTGCTTCACAGGTTACTACAATACCTAGAAACCAAACTCACTCAGGTCTACAAGAATGTACGCGAACGCATCGGCAG TGTGCTCACCTACATCTTTATGATTGACGTGAACCTACCACACACTCAGCCCACCATGTCTCCGCACATCGCAGAGTTCACAGAGCGTGTGCTGGCCAGACTCAAGCCTTTAACGGAGGGTGAGGAGGAGATCCAGAACCATGTGGTAGAGGAGAACACAGTGGGAGACCAGGACGAGAGGACACAAGCCATCAAATTACTCAAAACTG TGTTGAAGTGGTTGATGACCAGTACTGGACGCTCCTTCTCTTCTGCGGTCCCTGAACAGCTTCGTCTCCTCCCTCTACTCTTTAAA ATTGCCCCTGTGGAGAATGATGACAGCTATGATGAGATGAAGAGAGACGCTAAGACATGTCTGTCTCTCATGTCCCAGGGGCTTCTGTACTCAGAGCAGATCCAACAAGTCCTCAATGCACTTGAGGAG ATTTCAAGGATCAGCTCATGGCACGCACGTTACACCATTCTCACCTACCTGCAGATCATGGTTTTCTACAATCTTTTCACCTTCCTTAGTAATGCCAAGGCCGTCAGTGATGTGAGAGCTCTGGTACTTCACCTGCTGGAGGATGAGCAACTTGAG GTGAGGGAGATGGCCGCAACCACTCTAAGTGGATTCCTGCAGTGTAATTTTCTCAGCATTGATGAACCCTTGCTGGCCCATTTTGAGGCCCTGAGCAAGACCCGTCTTCCCAAGCGCAAGAGGAGAGAGCTGGGCTCAGTGGTTGACATGATCCCTTCTGCTG ATCTGGTGCGGCGGCATGCAGGTGTATTGGGTCTGAGTGCCTGCATCCTCTCCAGCCCGTATGATGTGCCCACCTGGATGCCCCAGATCCTCATGGACCTGAGTGCCCACCTCAATGACACACAGCCTATAGAG ATGACTGTGAAGAAAACACTGTCGGATTTCCGTCGCACTCATCATGATAACTGGCAGGAACACAAGCAGAAGTTCACAGATGACCAGCTGCTTGTGCTCACAGATCTGCTGGTCTCCCCCTGTTACTACGCTTAG
- the LOC132110534 gene encoding proteasome activator complex subunit 4A-like isoform X1, with translation MTISYIIEVEEPHLGDCDMKKEATKLLGFVPQKEIVYNELLPYKDKLDEESKEILAQIKGNLGRAVQLREIWPGVLFWTRKLSTYMRLYGRKFSKEDHVLFIKLLYELVTIPKLEISMIQSFARLLITLLKKKELLSREDLELPWRPLYELQDGILYSKTEHLGLNWFPSSLRPRSSSKHIIVKLAQRCSVEAVLKALIKNCRPYFPESATQEMLDEWRPLMCPFDETMQKAMGYFDLFLPTTLPPELHDKGFKLWFDELISLWVSVQNLPSWEVNLVSLFARLANDNIGYIDWDPYIPKIFTRILRSLNLPVGSSQMLVSRYLTNAYDISHVVIWISALLGGPSKQTQTQLSGLFNSITSFFHPSNHGRWLMKLMKLLQRLPASVVKRLHRERYRTPTWLTPVPKSHLLSEQDITDFVESMKQPVLLAMFSKTGSLDAAQALQNLALLRPELVIPPLLEKTYPAMETLTEPHQLTATLSCMIGVAQSLVAGGQRFPEGPTHMLPLLMRALPGVDPNDFSKCMITFQFLATFVTLVPLVDCSAAVQTRNDLTQVEKELCSASAEFEYFVLQFIDRCFALIDTSTLEQTREEMETEKLTHLESLVELGLSSTFCTILTQCSIEIFQVALEKVFNFATTNIFETHVAGRMVADMCRAATKCHPAEALKLFLPHCCNAILQISANEEVLNEEELDKELMWNLQLFSEVTRVGGDQLLLYRSQLVEILQLTLHLKCKQGYNLACKLLYHILRSMSIIYPKEYCSVPGGVQQHSDAYLPIKDWGQPGDLLNLGIQWHVPSTEEKEFVFYLLDLLLKPELLRLQKHTQGEQVISRDDVLQSLSIVHNCLLGAGSLLPPLHGEPVLEMAISMVQLDETNVYAGVDYDLSRENYREDICKMIRPLLHHTLEHSEDDIKSLFSIIKIINDLLNFKGAHKHEFDSRWRSFSLVKKSMENKLHGSKQHIRALLLDRVMLQHELRNLTKEGCCYRSVHRELINDLLRLSTSRYSQVRSKAQNVLFTALGTYSLCCRDVIPKVLEYLDPDRTDVTQQQFKGALYCLLGNPFGIFLANLQYWDCITLTWPAIIRSGMSPSMSVEKPSVVRLFDDLADRIHRQYETIGIDFSIPESCVDVALKMMKSSNPEPTPCAASEQEELEGRKRQEQKNKDSVQMYEKLVVELLDCLHDRNLPWKFEQITFGFLSLMLRDDHPLPSSAVLFFTESLIHDSLLVRNAAISAVSGILKQLKRPHKKVTVNPYDLSELKTSLQSCGGKALDSLLVGDRPDNQWLQYDSSRLPRSQQDWDECCFIEKTHWGYSTWPRTLMLYAPPEEQPKQGKSRQEMNESEQIIYDHFSDQQFIDQFIHYLSLEDRKGNDQFSPRRFCLFKGLFRNFDDAFLPLLKSHMERLVADSHESTQRCAAEIISGLIRGSKHWSYSKVEKLWALLCPLLRKALSNITIETYADWGTCIATACESRDPRKLHWLYEMLMESLVTGEGGSFVDACRLYVLQGGLAQQGWRVPELLHRLLQYLETKLTQVYKNVRERIGSVLTYIFMIDVNLPHTQPTMSPHIAEFTERVLARLKPLTEGEEEIQNHVVEENTVGDQDERTQAIKLLKTVLKWLMTSTGRSFSSAVPEQLRLLPLLFKIAPVENDDSYDEMKRDAKTCLSLMSQGLLYSEQIQQVLNALEEISRISSWHARYTILTYLQIMVFYNLFTFLSNAKAVSDVRALVLHLLEDEQLEVREMAATTLSGFLQCNFLSIDEPLLAHFEALSKTRLPKRKRRELGSVVDMIPSADLVRRHAGVLGLSACILSSPYDVPTWMPQILMDLSAHLNDTQPIEMTVKKTLSDFRRTHHDNWQEHKQKFTDDQLLVLTDLLVSPCYYA, from the exons ATGACTATCTCTTATATAATCGAAGTGGAGGAGCCACATTTGGGGGACTGTGATATGAAAAAAGAAGCAACCAAATTATTAGGGTTTGTTCCGCAAAAAGAAATTGTTTACAACGAACTTCTGCCTTATAAGGACAAACTAGACGAAGAGTCCAAAGAAATTTTGGCACAGATCAAAGGAAACCTCGGCAGAGCCGTCCAACTTCGAGAGATATGGCCAGGAGTCTTGTTTTGGACGAGAAAACTTTCCAC GTATATGCGACTGTATGGAAGAAAGTTCAGCAAAGAGGACCATGTGCTCTTTATCAAGCTGCTGTACGAGCTGGTCACCATCCCCAAACTGGAGATCAGTATGATCCAGAGCTTCGCCCGTCTCCTCATCACCCTGCTGAA GAAGAAGGAGCTGCTTTCAAGAGAGGACTTGGAATTGCCATGGCGACCCCTTTATGAGTTGCAGGATGGGATCCTGTACTCAAAGACAGAGCACCTCGGCCTGAACTGGTTTCCCAG TTCTCTGCGGCCACGCTCTTCCTCTAAACACATAATCGTTAAACTTGCTCAGAGGTG CTCAGTGGAAGCAGTTCTGAAGGCTTTAATCAAGAACTGCAGACC ATATTTCCCAGAATCAGCCACACAGGAGATGCTGGATGAATGGAGACCTCTGATGTGCCCGTTTGACGAGACTATGCAGAAGGCCATGGGATATTTCGACCTCTTCCTGCCCACCACTCTTCCCCCAGAGCTGCATGATAAGGGTTTTAA ACTTTGGTTTGATGAGTTGATAAGCCTGTGGGTGTCGGTGCAGAATCTTCCAAGCTGGGAAGTC AATCTCGTCAGTCTTTTTGCACGACTGGCCAATGACAACATTGGTTACATAGATTGGGACCCTTATATTCCCAAG ATCTTCACTAGGATCTTAAGGAGTCTTAATCTTCCTGTAGGATCCAGTCAGATGCTGGTTTCCAGATATCTGACAAATGCCTATGACATCAGTCATGTGGTCATCTGGATTTCTGCTTTGCTG GGAGGGCCCAGTAAGCAGACCCAGACCCAGCTCAGTGGCCTTTTCAACAGTATCACCTCGTTTTTTCACCCTTCTAACCACGGCCGCTGGCTG ATGAAACTCATGAAGCTCCTTCAGCGTTTACCTGCCAGCGTTGTGAAGCGACTGCATCGAGAACGTTACCGGACGCCAACGTGGCTGACTCCTGTTCCCAAGAGCCACCTTCTCAGTGAGCAAGACATCACAGACTTTGTGGAAAGCATGAAGCAGCCCGTCCTGTTGGCGATGTTTAGCAAAACTGGCAGCCTGGATGCTGCCCAGGCCTTGCAAAACCTTGCCCTGCTCAGACCTGAGCTAGTCATTCCTCCATTGCTGGAGAA GACATATCCTGCCATGGAGACCCTCACTGAGCCTCACCAGCTGACCGCCACCCTAAGCTGTATGATCGGTGTGGCACAGAGCCTGGTGGCTGGGGGCCAGAGGTTTCCAGAGGGCCCCACACACATGCTGCCTCTCCTCATGAGGGCTCTGCCTGGGGTCGACCCCAACGACTTCAGCAAGTGCATG ataacaTTCCAGTTTTTAGCAACTTTTGTTACTCTTGTGCCATTGGTGGACTGTTCAGCTGCTGTTCAGACAAGAAATGACCTCACACAG GTGGAAAAAGAGCTGTGTTCCGCATCGGCAGAGTTTGAGTATTTTGTTCTTCAATTCATTGATAG ATGTTTTGCACTGATTGACACGAGTACACTGGAACAGACTCGGgaggagatggagacagagaAATTGACTCATCTGGAGAGTCTGGTGGAGCTGGGCCTGTCCTCCACATTCTGCACTATCCTCACACAATGCTCTATAGAAATATTCCAG GTGGCTCTGGAAAAAGTCTTTAACTTTGCCACTACTAACATTTTTGAGACTCACGTGGCTGGACGGATGGTGGCGGACATGTGCCGAGCTGCAACCAAG TGTCACCCGGCAGAGGCTCTGAAACTCTTTTTGCCTCACTGCTGTAATGCCATATTACAAATCTCAGCCA ATGAAGAGGTATTAAATGAAGAGGAGCTGGATAAAGAGCTGATGTGGAATCTCCAGTTGTTTTCTGAG GTGACCCGTGTGGGTGGTGATCAGCTGTTACTCTACAGGTCTCAGCTGGTGGAGATTCTTCAGTTAACTCTGCACCTGAAATGTAAGCAGGGCTACAATCTGGCCTGTAAGCTGCTCTATCACATCCTGCGTTCCATGTCCATCATCTATCCCAAAGAATACTGCAGTGTGCCCGGCGGCGTCCAGCAGCACAGTGACGCATACCTACCAATTAAG GACTGGGGGCAGCCTGGAGACCTGTTGAACCTGGGCATCCAATGGCACGTGCCTAGCACAGAAGAGAAAGAGTTTGTTTTCTACCTGCTGGATCTGCTGTTAAAGCCTGAACTCTTGCgtctgcagaaacacacacagggaGAACAAGTCATCAGCAG GGATGACGTTCTGCAGAGTCTGTCCATTGTTCATAACTGCCTTCTGGGAGCAGGCAGCCTTCTGCCTCCACTGCATGGAGAACCTGTGCTAGAGAT GGCAATCAGTATGGTTCAGCTGGATGAGACAAACGTGTATGCTGGAGTAGACTATG ACCTGTCTAGAGAGAACTACAGAGAGGACATCTGTAAGATGATTCGACCTCTACTAC ACCATACTCTAGAGCACTCAGAGGATGACATCAAATCCCTCTTCTCCATTATAAAG ATCATCAATGACCTCCTTAACTTCAAAGGCGCACACAAACATGAGTTTGACTCCCGCTGGAGAAGTTTCAGTCTTGTTAAGAAGTCCATGGAGAACAAG CTTCACGGCAGTAAACAACACATCAGAGCTCTACTCCTAGACAGAGTCATGTTGCAGCATGAG ttaaGAAATCTGACCAAGGAGGGATGTTGCTACAGAAGTGTTCATCGGGAACTGATAAATGACCTGCTCAGACTGTCCACCAGCAGGTACAGTCAG GTGAGGAGTAAAGCTCAGAATGTGCTGTTCACCGCATTGGGAACCTACAGCTTATGCTGCAGAGATGTCATTCCTAAAGTGCTGGAGTATCTGGACCCAGACCGCACTGACGTTACCCAGCAGCAATTCAAA GGTGCCTTGTACTGTCTGTTAGGGAACCCGTTTGGGATCTTTCTTGCTAACCTGCAGTACTGGGACTGCATTACTCTCACATGGCCTGCCATCATACGCTCTGGTATGAGCCCCTCCATGTCTGTAGAGAAGCCTTCAGTCGTCCGGCTCTTCGATGATCTTGCTGACAGAATCCACCGCCAGTACGAGACCATTGGAATTGACTTTTCT ATCCCGGAGAGTTGTGTGGATGTTGCTTTAAAAATGATGAAATCTAGTAACCCAGAACCGACTCCATGTGCCGCCTCTGAACAGGAGGAACTGGAGGGAAGAAAGAGACAGGAACAGAAAAACAAAGACTCAGTACA GATGTATGAGAAGCTAGTAGTGGAACTTTTGGACTGCCTTCACGACCGAAACCT GCCCTGGAAGTTTGAGCAGATAACCTTCGGCTTCCTCTCTCTGATGCTGAGAGATGACCACCCCTTGCCTTCCTCTGCAGTCCTCTTTTTCACTGAGAGCCTGATCCATGACTCGCTCTTAGTTCGCAAT GCTGCAATATCAGCAGTGAGTGGAATTCTAAAGCAGCTTAAGAGACCTCACAAGAAAGTGACAGTGAATCCTTACgacttatctgagctcaaaacatCTCTACAATCAT GTGGCGGTAAAGCGCTAGACTCTCTGCTGGTGGGAGACAGGCCTGATAACCAGTGGCTGCAGTATGACAGCAGCAGGTTGCCACGTTCCCAGCAGGACTGGGATGAATGCTGCTTCATTGAGAAAACCCACTGGGGCTATTCCACATGGCCACG AACGCTGATGCTCTATGCCCCTCCTGAGGAACAGCCTAAACAGGGCAAATCAAGACAAGAAATGAATGAG AGTGAACAGATCATATACGATCATTTCTCAGACCAGCAGTTCATAGATCAGTTCATCCACTATTTGTCTCTGGAGGACAGGAAGGGGAACGATCAGTTCAGCCCACGACGATTTTGCCTTTTTAAG GGTCTTTTTCGGAACTTTGATGATGCCTTCCTGCCTCTGCTGAAGTCTCATATGGAGCGTCTGGTTGCAGATTCCCACGAGAGCACCCAGCGCTGTGCGGCGGAGATCATCTCTGGACTCATCAGGGGCTCTAAACACTGGAGCTACAGCAAG GTGGAAAAACTGTGGGCTCTGCTGTGTCCACTCCTCCGTAAAGCTCTCTCCAATATCACCATTGAGACATATGCAGACTGGGGCACCTGCATTGCCACTGCCTGC GAGAGCCGAGACCCACGAAAGCTGCACTGGCTGTATGAGATGCTGATGGAATCACTGGTCACAGGAGAAGGAGGCTCATTTGTGGACGCCTG CCGTCTGTATGTGCTGCAGGGAGGTCTTGCTCAGCAGGGGTGGAGGGTCCCAGAGCTGCTTCACAGGTTACTACAATACCTAGAAACCAAACTCACTCAGGTCTACAAGAATGTACGCGAACGCATCGGCAG TGTGCTCACCTACATCTTTATGATTGACGTGAACCTACCACACACTCAGCCCACCATGTCTCCGCACATCGCAGAGTTCACAGAGCGTGTGCTGGCCAGACTCAAGCCTTTAACGGAGGGTGAGGAGGAGATCCAGAACCATGTGGTAGAGGAGAACACAGTGGGAGACCAGGACGAGAGGACACAAGCCATCAAATTACTCAAAACTG TGTTGAAGTGGTTGATGACCAGTACTGGACGCTCCTTCTCTTCTGCGGTCCCTGAACAGCTTCGTCTCCTCCCTCTACTCTTTAAA ATTGCCCCTGTGGAGAATGATGACAGCTATGATGAGATGAAGAGAGACGCTAAGACATGTCTGTCTCTCATGTCCCAGGGGCTTCTGTACTCAGAGCAGATCCAACAAGTCCTCAATGCACTTGAGGAG ATTTCAAGGATCAGCTCATGGCACGCACGTTACACCATTCTCACCTACCTGCAGATCATGGTTTTCTACAATCTTTTCACCTTCCTTAGTAATGCCAAGGCCGTCAGTGATGTGAGAGCTCTGGTACTTCACCTGCTGGAGGATGAGCAACTTGAG GTGAGGGAGATGGCCGCAACCACTCTAAGTGGATTCCTGCAGTGTAATTTTCTCAGCATTGATGAACCCTTGCTGGCCCATTTTGAGGCCCTGAGCAAGACCCGTCTTCCCAAGCGCAAGAGGAGAGAGCTGGGCTCAGTGGTTGACATGATCCCTTCTGCTG ATCTGGTGCGGCGGCATGCAGGTGTATTGGGTCTGAGTGCCTGCATCCTCTCCAGCCCGTATGATGTGCCCACCTGGATGCCCCAGATCCTCATGGACCTGAGTGCCCACCTCAATGACACACAGCCTATAGAG ATGACTGTGAAGAAAACACTGTCGGATTTCCGTCGCACTCATCATGATAACTGGCAGGAACACAAGCAGAAGTTCACAGATGACCAGCTGCTTGTGCTCACAGATCTGCTGGTCTCCCCCTGTTACTACGCTTAG